In the Podospora bellae-mahoneyi strain CBS 112042 chromosome 4, whole genome shotgun sequence genome, one interval contains:
- the MPP10 gene encoding U3 snoRNP protein (BUSCO:EOG09263ROQ; COG:A; EggNog:ENOG503NXG1), with translation MAGSTGSNSDLTSTSHTLTNLPAMSQNGVAALGPSSAIALFLDSTAPANRHVFLQPPPLLPNGSLQLAKETLDSLAGPVSDQQQQRLREAGKKRKRDGSYGQSAILKIRKLHIDGFETDQVWQQAKKIISSALQESTSVLEELEENNEIEQEDAEAKALGFGKDGFEVGSDDEDDASASSDVDEGSEADTEDSDEETSSIGEERESMFDLEAEDDDEDEDDDEDEDEEEMGEEEEGAEVEEDGEDDEDEEDSEAEAADFVEDPNGLNDGFFSIDEFNKQTQWFEDQDARADPNTDYASDEEAVDWHGDPFAVNKFGKKGAKDEDSDMDMDDMDMDDDEDDEGPVLSKKELADLAKFSDSEDDEGDDDQPAGADDMDMDLTANDIYYKDFFAPPAKKKTGNQRKPYMPKKPFQPTEEDMERAENDVKRDLFDDLSEFSAEEDALSDASAGNPKSRRSAHERRRAKIADEIRKLESELVAKRAWTLSGEATAQARPINSLLEEDLDFEHAGKPVPVMTEDVSESIEELIKRRILANEFDEVLRRRPDDFGNPNSARRGLVDIEDTKGKQSLAEIYEEQHIKESNPDAYVSAADDKTRKDEEEIKQMWKDVSARLDALSSWHYKPKPVAPTLTVVADVATVAMEDAQPTTAQGVAGGESMIAPQEVYAPGKDSAEKGEVVAKSGLPVAKQEMSREEKARRRRREKERIRKAGGLDANKPVNKKAEAQRETMNDLKKGGVKVINRKGEIVGLDGKKIVEHKGPHTSGAFKL, from the coding sequence ATGGCAGGGTCGACAGGCAGCAACTCggacctcacctccacctcccacaccctcaccaaTCTTCCCGCCATGTCGCAAAACGGTGTAGCCGCCCTCGGGCCCAGCTCGGccatcgccctcttcctcgactCGACTGCCCCGGCAAACCGCCATGTTTTCCTGCAGCCCCCACCTCTGCTCCCAAACGGCTCGCTGCAATTGGCAAAAGAGACGCTCGACTCTCTGGCTGGCCCGGTTAGcgatcaacagcagcagaggctCCGCGAGGCTGGGAAGAAGCGCAAGAGAGACGGCAGCTACGGTCAGAGCGCCATTCTAAAAATCAGAAAACTGCACATCGACGGCTTTGAAACAGATCAAGTATGGCAGCAGGCAAAGAAGATCATCAGCAGCGCGCTTCAGGAGTCGACATCGGTCCTGGAAGAACTCGAGGAGAACAACGAAATTGAGCAAGAAGACGCTGAGGCCAAGGCCCTGGGTTTCGGCAAGGATGGGTTTGAAGTTGGAtcggacgatgaggatgacgcgAGCGCATCTTCCGATGTTGACGAGGGCAGTGAGGCCGATACTGAGGACTCTGACGAGGAGACATCCAGTATTGGCGAAGAACGCGAGAGCATGTTCGATTTggaagccgaggatgacgacgaagatgaagacgatgacgaagatgaggacgaggaggagatgggtgaagaagaggaaggggccgaggttgaagaggacggagaagatgatgaggatgaagaagactcTGAAGCTGAAGCCGCCGACTTCGTTGAAGACCCCAACGGACTCAACGACGGCTTCTTCTCAATAGACGAGTTCAACAAGCAAACCCAATGGTTCGAGGACCAGGATGCTCGCGCAGATCCAAATACAGATTACGCcagcgacgaggaggctGTCGATTGGCACGGAGACCCGTTCGCAGTCAACAAATTTGGCAAGAAGGGGGCCAAGGATGAGGATTCGGACATGGACATGGATGACATGGAtatggatgatgacgaggacgacgagggacCAGTATTGAGCAAGAAGGAGCTCGCAGATTTGGCCAAGTTCAGCGAcagcgaggatgacgagggtgatgatgaccaGCCTGCCGGTGCTGACGATATGGACATGGACCTTACCGCCAACGACATCTACTACAAGGACTTCTTCGCGCCAccagcaaagaagaagacgggcAATCAGAGAAAACCATACATGCCCAAGAAGCCGTTCCAGCCGACAGAGGAGGATATGGAAAGAGCCGAGAACGATGTCAAGCGTGATCTCTTTGATGATCTGTCCGAGTTTTCCGCCGAGGAAGACGCTCTGTCTGATGCCTCGGCTGGAAATCCCAAATCCCGTCGTTCCGCCCACGAGCGCAGACGGGCCAAGATTGCGGATGAAATTCGCAAACTCGAATCTGAATTGGTGGCCAAGCGAGCTTGGACCTTATCCGGTGAGGCCACTGCGCAGGCTCGTCCCATTAACTCGCTACTCGAGGAGGATCTTGACTTTGAGCATGCCGGCAAGCCGGTACCAGTCATGACGGAGGACGTCTCCGAGTCTATCGAGGAACTCATCAAGCGACGCATTCTTGCTAACGAATTCGACGAAGTTCTTCGCCGCCGTCCCGATGACTTTGGCAACCCGAACTCGGCCCGCCGCGGCCTGGTGGATATCGAGGACACCAAGGGCAAGCAAAGTTTGGCCGAGATATACGAGGAGCAGCACATTAAGGAGTCCAACCCTGACGCCTACGTCAGCGCGGCTGACGACAAGACGCGgaaggacgaagaggagatCAAGCAGATGTGGAAGGACGTCAGCGCCCGGCTTGACGCTCTCAGCAGCTGGCACTACAAGCCCAAGCCTGTGGCTCCCACTCTTACCGTCGTGGCTGATGTCGCTACGGTGGCCATGGAGGATGCTCAACCCACCACTGCCCAGGGTGTTGCCGGCGGCGAGAGCATGATTGCGCCCCAGGAGGTCTACGCGCCAGGCAAGGATTCGGCTgagaagggcgaggttgtGGCCAAGAGCGGCTTGCCAGTGGCCAAGCAGGAAATGAGccgcgaggagaaggccaggaGACGTAGACGTGAGAAGGAGCGCATCCGCAAGGCCGGTGGCCTTGATGCAAACAAGCCTGTcaacaagaaggccgaggcccaACGGGAGACAATGAACGATCTCAAGAAGGGCGGTGTCAAGGTGATCAATAGAAAGGGTGAGattgttgggttggatgggaagaagaTTGTGGAGCACAAGGGACCTCATACCAGCGGTGCCTTCAAGTTGTGA